In the genome of Massilia sp. W12, the window ATCAGCGATACCGATGGCGCGCTGTAAAAAATGCTGGTTGCCGGTCGCGCTGTGCGCCGCCAGCAGCGCTTCGCAGGCATGCATATTCGCATTTTGGCCGCGATACGGCAGCACCCGCCATTGGCTGTCGGCCTGATCAGCGTACAAGCCATATTCCTCCTGCCAGAAATGGCGGTCCAGCGTGGCCATGCACTCCTGCAGCCAGCCGCCGGCCTCGCTCACGCCAGCCGCCAGCGCTTCGGCATAGGCCAGCAGCACAAACACATGGCCATAGCAATATTGCAAGGGATCGGGATCGCTTACCTTGCCATTGATGAAATCAAATTCCCACAGGTAGCGCGTGTCCGCCGGATCGCTGGCCGGCTGCCGGTGCACATTGCGCAAAAAATCCAGCGCATGCAATAAACCGCTGCGATATTCCGCCCGTTTGAATTGACGCCAGGCGCGCGCATAAATAAACACCAGACGCGTACTGCTCACCAGGTGGCGCGTGTGCGCATTGTAAATACTGCCGTCATCGCGCAGAAAATGATAGAAGCCGCCCGCAGCATCAAGCGCGCGCGGGTGGTAAAACCCCATGCTGTGGGCGATATGGCGCAGCAGCACAGCGGGTTGCAGGAAGTCGGGGGCGGGTAAATCTGCGGCAAAGGATGTGGAAATCATGCTGTATCGGCGCTGAGAATACGTTTGTCACGGTGGCATTGTGCCATGGATGTTGTCATTTACGAAAGTGGTATGCATCCACATGCGCACTGTGCGTCTGCCTCGCATATAATAAATTTCCCCCGACTGCAGGACGATCTGATGACTGTGATCACCCATCCGCTGCGTTTTGCCACCATCGCCCAATTAAACGAGGGCTTGCAACATGCGCGCGCCAACCTGCTTTCCCTGTATGAATGTTTTGTCGATGCCGGCCTGGATGCGCCGCCGGCCTTGGCGCCGCGTGCTGAAATCAATCCGCCGCGCTGGGACATGGGACAGATTGCCTGGTTTTGCGAGTGGTTTGTGCTGCGTCAGGCCGCCAGCAGTCATCCGGGCGCGGCGCAGCGCCCATCGTTGCTGTCGCTGGGCGATGACTGGTTTGACGCCAACACCGTACCGCATGGCATGCGCTGGCAATTGCGCC includes:
- a CDS encoding AGE family epimerase/isomerase → MISTSFAADLPAPDFLQPAVLLRHIAHSMGFYHPRALDAAGGFYHFLRDDGSIYNAHTRHLVSSTRLVFIYARAWRQFKRAEYRSGLLHALDFLRNVHRQPASDPADTRYLWEFDFINGKVSDPDPLQYCYGHVFVLLAYAEALAAGVSEAGGWLQECMATLDRHFWQEEYGLYADQADSQWRVLPYRGQNANMHACEALLAAHSATGNQHFLQRAIGIADTVCNQLAGQANGLIWEHYDQEWRLDLNYNRHDPQHLFRPWGFQPGHFTEWAKLLLQLEAAAGPSMPAHTLAWLAPRAQALFDAALRYAWDTEHGGLCYGFAPDLQICDSDKYFWVQAETLAAAAMLAARTGQLAYLDCYQQLWEYCWRHFVDHRHGAWYRILRRDNSRISDEKSPAGKVDYHTMGACYTILENLPVLKRLSHLRAA